In the genome of Candidatus Electrothrix rattekaaiensis, the window CGCCGGATTTACTGATTGGCGCCTACCCAATATCAAAGAACTGCAATCTATTGTGGAGGAGCAGTGCAGCAGCCCGGCTATTAATACTACTATTTTTCCCGGTAATCCGGCAGCGGAGGTCTTGAGCAACTCACCGAGAGGTAATTCTTGGTGGACGATTGATTTCACTACTGGCGATATGCTGGCTAATAGTACAACTGCACATGTTCGCCTTGTGCGTGATAACTGAATACATGCTGTAAAAATTGTCCCTTTTACCTTGTTGATAAAAGATCAGGTGTCTTTTCGGGCACCTGATTTTTTTTGTCTGATTGCGTTATAAAGTAAACATTCTGTAAAATACGTCACGTAGAAAGAACTATGCCGATTTACGAGTTTTATTGCCAAGACTGCAATACCATCTTTAATTTCTTGTCCAGCCGCATCAATACCGAAAAACGGCCCGACTGCCCAAAATGCGGAAAAAAGGAACTGGATCGTCAGATGTCCCGCTTTGCTGTTATCGGAAAGGCCAAGGAAGAGGATAGAGATGATCCGATGGCTGGCCTGGATGAGAGTAAGATGGAACAGGCTTTTGGAGGCCTAATGCGAGAAGCTGAAGGAATGAACGAGGAAGACCCGCGCCAGATGGCGCAGCTGATGCGCAAGTTTACCGATAAAACCGGAATCTCAATGGGAGAGCAGATGGAAGAAGCACTGTCCCGGATGGAGTCCGGTGAGGATCCGGATCAGATTGAACAGGAAATGGGTGATCTTCTCGACTCTGATGACGCTTTTTCGTTGGATGGTTTAAAGAAGAAGCTTCGATCTGGTGCTCGTTCACCGATTCATGACGAAACTCTCTACCAACTGTAGCCACCACTATATATCATATAGAAACGGAGAATATTGTGGGGATGGATAATATCGTTTTTCTTGAAGCCCTGGAATGGTTTGATGAAACCGGCCAGAAGTTGTTGCATCGCTTGCCGGAGTCCGGTTCCGGGGAAATCAAGTACGGTGCTCAGCTGACAGTGCGAGAAAGTCAGGCAGCGGTGATGTATTATAAGGGCCGGGCCGGAGACGCTTTCGGGCCAGGACGTCACACCCTGAAAACTGGTAATATCCCGATCATCACCAAGATACTTTCTGCGCCTTGGGCTGGCACCAGCCCCCTGCGGGCTGAGGTCTATTTTGTCAATCTCAAGGTCTTTCCCAATCTGAAATGGGGCACCCGTGATCCTGTGGCTTTTCGAGATACCGAATTGGGTTTTGTTCGCCTGCGGGCGCACGGGGTCTTTAATATTCGTATTGTTCAGCCCGTCCTTTTTATCAATACCCTAGCCGGAACTATGGGGAAATATAATACCGAGCAGATTGAGGATTATCTGCGACGGGTTATTGTTTCCCGGCTCAATGATTATCTCGGCGAGACCTTGGATACCCTGTTTAATCTGCCAGCCCAGTTTGATGAGCTGGCAGTCGGGTTAAAGAAACGGCTTGATAAGGACTTTATTCGTTTCGGGCTGGCACTTGATGAACTGTACATTACTTCCATAACTCCTCCAGAAGAAGTGCAGGCAGCCATTGATGACCGTAGCCGCATGGGGGTGATCAAGGACATGGATGGATTCGTTCGCATGAAGGCTGGTATGGCTATGGAAAAAGCGGCACTGGCCAGTAATGAGGCCGGAGCCGGTTTAGGGCTGGGCATGGGAATGATGATGCCTGCCATGTTTGCCAATGTTGCTCATACTGCCAACCCTGCTAATGTTGGCAATGTTACTCATGCGCAACAGCAGGGAAGCGGGCAATCCTCAGCAGCCGTACCGACAACGCAATGCTCGGATTGTGCCAATACCATAGCTGCTGATGCCCGTTTTTGTCCGTTCTGTGGACATCAGCAGGTAGTGATTCTGCAATGCGGCAATTGCGGCAAGAATCTCACGGCCGGAGCAAAGTTCTGTTCACGCTGCGGTCATTCGGCAGATGAAAAGCCTGCTGCCTGCATCTGCTCCAATTGTCAGAATGAGAATCTCCCCGGCGCGAAATTTTGTGATAATTGCGGTCATCAGATCACCTGATATCATCACCCAGTTCTGTTCAGCGGATTATTTTTTTGGGGGCGTGAAAACCGGAATCAGCTGTGGTGTTGGGCATAAGGATACCGTCCCGTCCTATCAGCGTCCCTGGATTGGTTACGGAGTTGCAGCCAGTTTGTACTCGATCACCGAGGATGGCCCCGAGTTTGCGCAGACCGGTATCAAGAACTCCCTTATCTGTTCTGACTTGTACGTTGCCGGGAAGAAAGCGCAGGTTGGCGAATTTAGTTCCAGCCCCGAGATTGGCATTGTTTCCCAGGATAGAGTCTCCAAGATAGGCAAAATGACCGGCCTTGGCATCATTCAGGAAGATGGAGTGTTTCACCTCTGTGGTGTGGCCAATCACGCAGCGTTTACCGGCCAGACAGTATCCGCGTAAATAAGCTCCTTGCCGTATCTCCGTATGATCTCCGATAACAGCTGGTCCCTTGACGAGGGCTCCAGATTCAATTAAAATCCCTTTGCCTAGCTGAATTTTCCGTCCCATGATAACGGCTCCGGCCATGATTACCGAAGCACCGGGAAGTAACTGTCCTTCACGCATGACTGATAATTTTCCCTTGCCCACATCATCCCAGGAAATAGTGCATCCTTCCCCGCTTTGCAGGCTGTCTTGATAATACAGTAGGTGTTTCTTCAGAGGGATTCCGTCCAAAAGATCCTCGTTTTTGAACGAACTGTAATCAAGGCTGTTCATATAGGCCTTCAGATTTTTCAAGCCGTTCCAGACATAGTCTGCTTCCTGAAAAATTTCTCTGTGACTGAATTCGGTCAAATCAAAAAATGATGCGGCTTCAAGCATTGTTTCTCCTGTGCGGTTGTGCAGATAGAGTTGTTAATAATTTTTATAACAAAAAAGATGTGATATGGAAGGAGGGGCGGAAGGGAAAAGCCAGAGGGCTTTTTTTTCTGTTTATCTTTGATGAAAAAAGTACCCTGTTTTCCATTGTAACCATTTAAAAGAAATAAAAGACAGTGTAAGATTGTCGTATTTTTCGCATGGAGTTGTCATACCTCCCTTGACTTACTATAAAGTTATGTTTAGTTTCTTTCAACCATTCGTGCAGTAAACAGTGCTGTCACCAGCTTTCTATTTAGGGGGTTGCCAGCAAGTATATGATATAAAGAGGATAAAAATGGAATTTGACGACTCGTTATCAGCCAGTATGGATGATTTCGCAGAAAATACTCAAGATATGGAGATACCGGAAGAGCTGCCCATGATGGCGGTTCGGGATGTAGTTGTTTTCAACTATATGATCCTGCCTCTGTTTGTCGGGCGCCCCGGTTCTGTATCTGCGGTGAATGAGGCCATGGAAGGCGATAAGATGCTGATGCTGGTCACCCAGAAAGATGCAACCAGCGACGAGCCAGAGCCGGATGATCTGTATAAGGTCGGAATGGTTTCCATGATTATGCGGACCTTAAAATTACCAGACGGTAGGCTGAAGGTCTTGGTACAGGCCTTGTCCAAGGCGGAAATTAAATCATATGAGCAGAAGAAACCCCATTTTCGGGTCAATATAGATCTGATTGAAGACGAGGTAGCCGAGGAGGTCACCGTTGAAGTGGAGGCCTTGATGCGCCTTGTGCGGGAGCAGACCGAGAAAATTATGTCTCTGCGCGGTATTCTTTCTGCCGATTTGATGGCGATCGTCAATAATATCGAGGAACCGGGTAGGCTTGCTGATCTCGTGGGATCCAATCTTCGCCTCAAGGTTTCAGAATCGCAGAAAATTCTTGAGACAGCACATCCCGTGGAGCGTTTACGCCTCGTGGCAGAGCTCCTGAACAAGGAGATGGAGGTTGCTACGGTCCAGGCGAAAATTCAGTCTGACGCCAAGGAAGAAATGTCGCGTTCTCAGCGGGAGTATTTTCTGCGCGAGCAGATGCAGGCCCTGAAAAAGGAACTGGGCGATGACGATGCGTATTCCGAAGAAATCGAAGATCTGGGCAAAAAGATCAAGAAGAAAAAGATGCCCAAGTATGCCCGCAAAGAGGCTCGTAAGGAGCTAAAGCGTCTTGAAATGATGCATCCAGATGCATCCGAGGCCAATATCATTCGTACTTATATCGAATGGATCATTGATCTGCCGTGGAAAAAGTCTTCCAAGGATATTCTAGACCTGGAAAAAGCAGCTCAGGTGCTGGATGAGGATCATTATGGCTTGGAGAAGATTAAGGAGCGTATCCTTGAATTTCTTGCTGTGCGCAAACTGAATGCTGATACCAAGGGGCCTATTCTCTGTTTCGCCGGACCTCCTGGGGTGGGCAAAACATCGCTGGGCCAAGCTGTTGCCAAGGCAATGGGCCGTAAGTTCTATCGCTTATCCCTTGGTGGCATGCGGGATGAAGCTGAAGTTCGGGGCCACCGTCGGACCTATATCGGTGCTATGCCTGGGCGTATTCTTCAGGGGCTGAAAAATGTGGAAACCAATAATCCCGTTTTCATGATGGATGAGATCGATAAGATTGGCACGGATTATCGGGGCGATCCCTCTTCGGCCTTGCTGGAAGTTCTTGATCCAGAGCAGAACGATACTTTTTCCGATCATTATATGAACATGCCTTTTGATCTCTCCAAGGTCATGTTTATCACCACTGCCAACAGAACAGACACCATTCCTGGGCCGTTGATGGATAGGATGGAGGTCATCCGTCTTGCCGGTTATACTCTGGAAGAGAAGATTGTTATCGCAAGAAGGTATCTTTTGCCAAGGCAGGTGAAGGAAAATGGAATTAAGTTGAGTCTCATAAAACTGGATGACCAAATTTTGGAGTTGATCATCACCCATTATACCTTAGAGGCTGGTGTCAGAAATCTGGAGCGGGAGCTCGGAAAGGTCTGCCGTAAGCTGGCACGAAAAATTGCTGAAGGGGGCAAAGGGCCGTATACTATATCTCAAAATACCCTGAAAAAATATTTAGGTCCTCCTAAATATCTGCCGGAAACAGAGCTGGATACCCTTCAACAACCTGGCTTGGCCGTTGGTCTTGCATGGACTTCTGTTGGTGGAGTCCTGCTGCATATTGAGACCTCTGTGCTTCCTGGTAAAGGGAAAGTAATACTGACTGGTCAGCTGGGCGATGTGATGAAGGAATCAGCACAGGCTGCCTTGACCTATTGCCGGAGCCGCAGCAAGGCCCTTGGGGTCAGTGATGAATATTTTGATACCATTGATATTCATGTTCATGTCCCTGCCGGAGCTATTCCCAAGGATGGTCCTTCAGCCGGAATTACCATGACCACTGCACTCTGTTCGGCAATCACCGGGCAAATGGTGAAAAAAGGGGTAGCAATGACTGGCGAAGTAACCCTGCGTGGTCGGGTGCTTCCTATTGGAGGGCTCAAGGAAAAGGCCCTTGCTGCCTTACGAGCTGGTATTAAAAAAATTATCATTCCTCATGATAATGAAAAGGATCTGGTGGAGATTCCCGAAGAGATGCGCAAGAAGCTTTCCTTTTTTCCTGTAAAGCATATGGATGAGGTTCTTGAGCATGCCCTTGGCGGTTTAAAAAAATCAGTTGTCAAGAAAAAGTAATCTCGTAAGAATCCCGTAAGGGCGGTTCGCGAACCGCCCCTACAGTTAATATATTATCTCTGCCTATATTATTTCTGCCTAAAGGCAAGGGAGCACAGGTGGAGCTGAGAGTTTGCAATGAAACCGCCTTTTATTGAATATGTCCAGAGTCATGTAGTGCTGGGAGATGGAGCACTCGGCTCCTACCTCTTTGAGCGCGGGGTAGAGCGAGGGCGGAATCTGGATTTACTGAATCTGCAGGCTCCTGATATTATCTTTAATGCCCATGAAGAGTATATTCGGGCTGGCAGTCAGCTGATTGAGACCAATACCTTTGGTGCCAACAGGTTCAAACTGCGTGAATCCGGGGCGGAGGAGCAGGTAGAGGAGATCAACCGGGCCGGAGCCGAGATCGCTGTCAAGGCGGCAGGGCATCAGGTGTATGTTGCCGGTTCTGTTGGTCCGTCTGGCATCAGATTTCCCCGTGACGAAGAGGAGTTCACGCCGGATGATATACGAGAAAGCCTGTGTGCGCAGATACGGGGGCTGGCAAAGGGCGGTGTTGATGTCCTGATCATGGAGACTTTTTCTAGTCTTGATGAGGTGCTGCTTGCTATTGAAGTTGCTCGCAGTGAAGCACCGGAACTCCCTGTTATCGGTCAGATGGTTTTCCCGGCACGGGGGATGACGGTTCAGGGAGATGACGCCCTCAGCTGCGGCAGGGCTATGATCAAGGCCGGGGCCGTTGTTGCGGGGACGAATTGCGGACGCGGTATTGACGCGATGGTGTCGGCCATCGGCAGGATGTCCATTCTGGCAGGGGAGGGGATTCCTCTTTCCGCCTTTCCCAATGCTGGTATGCCGGAAGTGGTGGGGCATCGTATGATTTATCCGGCACAGCCCGGATATATGGCAAAACGGGCCAAGGAGATGATTCGCAAGGGCGTGCATCTCATAGGGGGATGTTGCGGGACAGCTCCTGCCCATATTCAGGAATTTCGTTCTGTCCTGAAGATCAAACCGGTGCGTGTCCGAGTCCGGGAAGTGAAAATTCAGGAAGAGGTACGAGACGATATTCTCCCTGCGTCAAGGAACGGCGGTTTTTTGGAAAGTCTTCAACCGGGACGGCTACCTATTATCGTGGAGCTTGATCCTCCTACACATCTTGATGCTGAACCTGTTTTGACAGGGGCTGAACAATTGGCCGAGGCCGGAGTGGATGCCATCTCTCTTGGTGAGAATCCGTTGGCTATCCTGCGGACCGGAAATCTCGGCATGGCCTCCTTGATTCGGCAACGGACCGGTGTCCAGACCATTATTCATCAGACCGGTCGTGATCTCAATGCGTTGGGAATCCAATCCCGGATGATGGAGGCGCATTTGCTTGGGATAGAGGCTGTTCTGGCGGTTTCCGGAGATTCGGCAGCTGGTACGGATCAACCCGGGGTTAGCGGGGTTTTTGATGTGCGTTCCGCAGGGCTGATTAGAATGCTGAATAGTCTGAACCGGGGCATGAATATGGCCGGACGCTCCCTGAAACAACAAACCAATTTTTCCATCGGTGCTGCCTTCAGTTTCCGTCCTTCCGACCCTGACTTACAGATCAGACGGCTTGAAAAAAAAGCCGCACTCGGTGCCCGTTATGCCATGACCCAGCCGCTTTTTTGTGCTGATGAGATTGAGCAGATGATGGAATTGATCGGACACCTTGATCTACTTATTTTTCCAGGTATTTTTCCCCTGATTTCATCCCGGAATGCCGAATTTCTCCACAATGAGGTTCCGGGAATTTCCGTTCCTGATGAACTGCGGGTTGAACTGGCCCGTTTTGATCAGGTCGCGGACCAGCGTGCGGTCGCTCTGGAATACACCGCCAGACTGATTGAAAAAATTGCACCTTTTATTGACGGTCTGTACCTGATCAGTCCGCTCAATAAATGGGATATTATTCTTAATTTCGTTGTTCAGGCTCGTCAGGCGAGTTGGAAGGGCAGCGGTCGAGTGGGTCGGCTTTGAGTGGTCGTGTAAGTAATCGTTAACACCCTACTTTAAATTTATTACGGAGTTTTTTTATGTCAAGTCATCTTTTTACATCAGAATCTGTTTCCGAAGGTCATCCTGACAAGGTGGCCGATCAGATTTCTGACGCCATTCTGGATGCCATTCTTGAGCAGGATGCCCATGCCCGTGTGGCCTGCGAGAGTCTGGTTACCACCGGTCTGGCTATGATTGCCGGAGAAATAACCACTTCCGCATGGGTAGACATGCCGGAGATTGTCCGTCAGACCATCCGTGGCATCGGGTATAACTCTTCCGACATGGGCTTTGACTGGCAGTCCTGTGCTGTCATGACCTCTATTGACAAGCAGTCGCCGGATATTGCTCAGGGTGTTGACGAGGGGACCGGGCTTGATTTGGACCAGGGAGCTGGCGATCAGGGGCTGATGTTCGGTTATGCCTGTGATGAGACCAAGGTGCTTATGCCCATGCCCATCACGTATGCTCACCATTTGGTCAAGCGACAGTCTGAAGTGCGAAAAAATAAGGTTCTTCCTTGGTTGCGGCCTGATGCCAAGAGTCAGGTCACGATTGAATATGAAGATAATGTGCCCAAACGGATTGAGGCGGTGGTTGTTTCGACCCAGCACAGCCCGGATGTCTCCTATGCCGATCTCAAGGCCGGTGTAATGGAGGAAATTATTAAACCCACCCTGCCTGCAGAGATGATTGATGCGGACACCAAATACTTCATTAATCCCACCGGCCGTTTTGTTATCGGTGGGCCTGTGGGCGACTGCGGGGTAACTGGTCGTAAGATTATCGTTGACTCCTACGGTGGACGCGGTTCCCACGGCGGCGGTGCCTTTTCCGGGAAAGATCCCTCTAAGGTGGATCGTTCTTCCTCTTACATGGGCCGTTACGTGGCCAAGAACATTGTTGCTGCCGGACTTGCTTCCACGGTCGAGGTGCAGGTTGCTTATGCTATCGGTATCGCCAAGCCGGTTTCCATCAATGTCAATACCTTCGGTACTGGTAAGGTTTCTGAAGAGCGTTTGGTTCAGTTGGTTGAAGAGGTCTTTGACCTGCGTCCCAAGGCGATTATTCAGCAGCTTAACTTGCTCAGGCCTATCTACAAGGGAACAGCCGCTTATGGCCATTTTGGCCGTGAACTGCCCGATTTTACCTGGGAGCGGACAGACAAGGCAGAGGAGCTGAAGAGCGCAGCGGGAATCTAAAAAATCTCCTGTTCATCCTTGCCTGTTTTTTGTATATTTGATGCCGAGCGGTGTGTAATTGCATCGCCCGGTTTTTTTTCTATGATCTTCGGTGCAGAGATTGTCGTCTCTACAGATGGAGTATCACATCGTTACCTAGCCTAGTTATCCTAGGGGAGTGCATTATATAATGAATGATTATAAAGTGGCGGATATGAGCCTTGCTGAATGGGGACGCAAGGAAATCGCTATTGCTGAGACAGAAATGCCCGGCCTGATGGCCCTGCGTGAGGAGTACGGTAAGGATAAACCTTTGCAAGGTGCCCGGATTGCAGGCTGTCTTCATATGACTATCCAGACCGCAGTTCTGATGGAAACCCTGGTTGAGTTGGGCGCAGACCTGCGCTGGTCCTCCTGTAATATTTTTTCAACGCAGGATCAGGCAGCAGCAGCTATGGCTCAGGCCGGGATTCCCACCTTTGCCTGGAAAGGCGAGACTGATGAGGAGTTCTGGTGGTGCATTGAACAGACTATTTTCGGGCCTGATGATTGGAAGCCCAATATGATCCTGGATGACGGCGGTGATTTGACCCAGATCATGCATGAGAAGTATCCGGAAATGATGAAGGATATTCGCGGGATCTCCGAGGAAACCACAACCGGTGTTCATCGTCTGAATGAGATGGCCAAGGCCGGAACACTGCTCTCCCCGGCCATTAATGTTAATGATTCCGTTACTAAATCAAAATTTGACAATCTTTATGGCTGCCGAGAGTCGCTGATTGACGGTATTAAACGGGCCACGGACGTGATGATTGCTGGCAAGGTCGGCGTGGTTGTCGGTTATGGGGATGTGGGCAAGGGCTGTGCTCAGGCCCTGCGCGGTATGGGGGCCATGGTTCATGTTACAGAGATTGATCCTATCTGCGCCTTGCAGGCTGCAATGGAAGGCTTTAAGGTTGTGACCATGGAAGAGGCCGCCTCTGTCGGTGATATTTTTGTCACCTGCACCGGTAACCTACAGGTCATCACCAGAGCCCATATGGATAAGATGAAAGATCAGGCCATTGTCTGTAATATCGGTCATTTTGATTCTGAGATTGATATTGCCGGTCTGAAGGATCTGGAGTGGGAAAATATCAAGCCGCAGGTTGATCATGTCATCTTCCCGGACGGCAAGAGGATCATTGTCCTCGCCGAAGGCCGATTGGTGAATCTCGGCTGCGCAACCGGTCATCCGAGCTTTGTGATGAGTAACTCCTTCACTAATCAGGTTCTGGCCCAAATCGAGTTATGGAATAATTACGCCTTGTATGAGAATCAGGTGTATTTTCTCCCGAAAAAACTTGATGAGATGGTGGCCCGCCTGCACCTGGAAAAAATCGGTGCGCAGTTGACTGTTCTGAATAAGGAGCAGGCCGATTACATAGGCGTTGATGTCGAAGGACCGTATAAGCCGGAATATTATCGTTATTAAGCGGAAGGACGAAGAGGTGACGGATATTCTTTTTGCGTAATTATTCAATATAATTCGCCATCTCTTTTATGTGGAACTGAGCGGGTTCCGACTTAATTCCGACTTAAAGGCACAGGGATTTCCCTGTGCCTTTGTTGCTTTCTCTTGTTTTGTCTTATTTTTTCTTGTACTTGTCGTTGAATCGTTTACTTGTGAACACCGCCTCATAGAATCTTTTTCTTAAAGCGATAAAGAGTATTTTCACGAACTCATCCATGACTTTCCCGAAGTGTTCGGCTGTTTGCGCCGGTATTGCGGTTTTCTTTCTGTTCAGCCTGTCTTCCGGTTCGGCATATTTTGATGAGCAAACGGAAAATACGGTGAGAAGCGTTCCGGCAACATTGACAACATTGGCAACATTGGCAACACCGGCAACAGAAATGCTGCCCTTACAGAAAAGTCTTTTCCGACTTCTTGAAAACAAGCCCTCTGCTACATTTTCCTTTATCACTGACCGGAGGGTGTCCGGCGGCGTGGATGCCCTGCTGTTTACCTTTTATCAGGAAAATAATTTTTTTCCGTACTGGGTAACAGAATACGGGCCAACCCTAAACGCTCATATTCTGCTCTCTGTCTTGCGGCGTGTTGACGAGGAAGGCCTGGAGTTGGAGCGATACCGTATAAGCAGAATCACAGCCTTATTAGTGAGCAGAGAGATAAATGATCTTGCTCAGCTTGATCTCATGCTTACTTTGGCATTATATACCTATCTCGGCGATATGCTGGAAGGGGCTGCTGCCAGCTGCCTGCTTGATCCAGCTTTATTTTCCGCTGCCCGCGCTACATTTGCCAATCGCCATGCCTTGCTCCGTCAAACGACGAGCACCTCTGATTTACGCCGATTCTTAAAGAATTTATTGCCGCACCATTACGACTATCAGTCGTTGAAAAAAATGCTGGCCAAATATAAAAAATTGGCTGAGCAAGGGGGCTGGCCGGAAATTCCTTCCGGCCAGACACTCAGGCCGGGCATGACAGATCCAAGACTGCGGCAGCTGGCGGAACGGTTATTTATTACCGGCGATCTGAAAGATTTTTCCGTTATTCCTCCGCCTCCTCTGCTTGCTCGCCCAAAACCTTTTCCAGTACCGATACTCAGCGCAGAGCAAATCACTGAGCAAATCCCTCTCAGAGAAGCCCTGCTTCCCCCATCATGGTGGTTCATTCCTCCTCCTTGGCCGGTTCATCGTCTCCGGTACAGCAGGGATCTGCTCCGGGCTGTGCAGCATTTTCAGCAGCGTTACAATCTGGAACAGGATGGAGTGGTCGGGATGAATACCTTAGGCGCGTTGAACCTGCCGGTTGAGGATCATATAAGCAAGATAATTCTGAATATGGAACGCTGGCGCTGGTTGCCCCATCAACTTGAAGGAAGGCGTATTCTTGTTAATATTGCCGGATTTCGCCTTGTCGGGATGAATGATCGACAGGTTGAGATAACCATGCCGGTGATTGTCGGAAAGTTGGGACATAACACGCCGATTTTTAACCATGTGATGACCTATATTGAGGTGAATCCCTATTGGAATATACCGCCTTCCATTGCCCGTAACGAAATAATAGCCAAGGTGATTGAGAATCCTTTTTATCTGCAAGAGCAGCGTATCCGTATCTTTGCTGATTGGCAGGAGGGGGCGCCAGAAGTTATGCCGGAAAGTATTGACTGGGAAAGTATAGGGCAAGGGATTAATCGATTTCACCTGCGTCAAGAACCGGGGCCTAGCAATGCTCTGGGGACGATAAAATTTATGTTTCCCAATAATAATAATGTGTACATGCATGATACTCCAGCG includes:
- a CDS encoding zinc ribbon domain-containing protein, which gives rise to MPIYEFYCQDCNTIFNFLSSRINTEKRPDCPKCGKKELDRQMSRFAVIGKAKEEDRDDPMAGLDESKMEQAFGGLMREAEGMNEEDPRQMAQLMRKFTDKTGISMGEQMEEALSRMESGEDPDQIEQEMGDLLDSDDAFSLDGLKKKLRSGARSPIHDETLYQL
- a CDS encoding SPFH domain-containing protein, coding for MDNIVFLEALEWFDETGQKLLHRLPESGSGEIKYGAQLTVRESQAAVMYYKGRAGDAFGPGRHTLKTGNIPIITKILSAPWAGTSPLRAEVYFVNLKVFPNLKWGTRDPVAFRDTELGFVRLRAHGVFNIRIVQPVLFINTLAGTMGKYNTEQIEDYLRRVIVSRLNDYLGETLDTLFNLPAQFDELAVGLKKRLDKDFIRFGLALDELYITSITPPEEVQAAIDDRSRMGVIKDMDGFVRMKAGMAMEKAALASNEAGAGLGLGMGMMMPAMFANVAHTANPANVGNVTHAQQQGSGQSSAAVPTTQCSDCANTIAADARFCPFCGHQQVVILQCGNCGKNLTAGAKFCSRCGHSADEKPAACICSNCQNENLPGAKFCDNCGHQIT
- the lon gene encoding endopeptidase La, whose translation is MEFDDSLSASMDDFAENTQDMEIPEELPMMAVRDVVVFNYMILPLFVGRPGSVSAVNEAMEGDKMLMLVTQKDATSDEPEPDDLYKVGMVSMIMRTLKLPDGRLKVLVQALSKAEIKSYEQKKPHFRVNIDLIEDEVAEEVTVEVEALMRLVREQTEKIMSLRGILSADLMAIVNNIEEPGRLADLVGSNLRLKVSESQKILETAHPVERLRLVAELLNKEMEVATVQAKIQSDAKEEMSRSQREYFLREQMQALKKELGDDDAYSEEIEDLGKKIKKKKMPKYARKEARKELKRLEMMHPDASEANIIRTYIEWIIDLPWKKSSKDILDLEKAAQVLDEDHYGLEKIKERILEFLAVRKLNADTKGPILCFAGPPGVGKTSLGQAVAKAMGRKFYRLSLGGMRDEAEVRGHRRTYIGAMPGRILQGLKNVETNNPVFMMDEIDKIGTDYRGDPSSALLEVLDPEQNDTFSDHYMNMPFDLSKVMFITTANRTDTIPGPLMDRMEVIRLAGYTLEEKIVIARRYLLPRQVKENGIKLSLIKLDDQILELIITHYTLEAGVRNLERELGKVCRKLARKIAEGGKGPYTISQNTLKKYLGPPKYLPETELDTLQQPGLAVGLAWTSVGGVLLHIETSVLPGKGKVILTGQLGDVMKESAQAALTYCRSRSKALGVSDEYFDTIDIHVHVPAGAIPKDGPSAGITMTTALCSAITGQMVKKGVAMTGEVTLRGRVLPIGGLKEKALAALRAGIKKIIIPHDNEKDLVEIPEEMRKKLSFFPVKHMDEVLEHALGGLKKSVVKKK
- a CDS encoding bifunctional homocysteine S-methyltransferase/methylenetetrahydrofolate reductase, coding for MKPPFIEYVQSHVVLGDGALGSYLFERGVERGRNLDLLNLQAPDIIFNAHEEYIRAGSQLIETNTFGANRFKLRESGAEEQVEEINRAGAEIAVKAAGHQVYVAGSVGPSGIRFPRDEEEFTPDDIRESLCAQIRGLAKGGVDVLIMETFSSLDEVLLAIEVARSEAPELPVIGQMVFPARGMTVQGDDALSCGRAMIKAGAVVAGTNCGRGIDAMVSAIGRMSILAGEGIPLSAFPNAGMPEVVGHRMIYPAQPGYMAKRAKEMIRKGVHLIGGCCGTAPAHIQEFRSVLKIKPVRVRVREVKIQEEVRDDILPASRNGGFLESLQPGRLPIIVELDPPTHLDAEPVLTGAEQLAEAGVDAISLGENPLAILRTGNLGMASLIRQRTGVQTIIHQTGRDLNALGIQSRMMEAHLLGIEAVLAVSGDSAAGTDQPGVSGVFDVRSAGLIRMLNSLNRGMNMAGRSLKQQTNFSIGAAFSFRPSDPDLQIRRLEKKAALGARYAMTQPLFCADEIEQMMELIGHLDLLIFPGIFPLISSRNAEFLHNEVPGISVPDELRVELARFDQVADQRAVALEYTARLIEKIAPFIDGLYLISPLNKWDIILNFVVQARQASWKGSGRVGRL
- the metK gene encoding methionine adenosyltransferase → MSSHLFTSESVSEGHPDKVADQISDAILDAILEQDAHARVACESLVTTGLAMIAGEITTSAWVDMPEIVRQTIRGIGYNSSDMGFDWQSCAVMTSIDKQSPDIAQGVDEGTGLDLDQGAGDQGLMFGYACDETKVLMPMPITYAHHLVKRQSEVRKNKVLPWLRPDAKSQVTIEYEDNVPKRIEAVVVSTQHSPDVSYADLKAGVMEEIIKPTLPAEMIDADTKYFINPTGRFVIGGPVGDCGVTGRKIIVDSYGGRGSHGGGAFSGKDPSKVDRSSSYMGRYVAKNIVAAGLASTVEVQVAYAIGIAKPVSINVNTFGTGKVSEERLVQLVEEVFDLRPKAIIQQLNLLRPIYKGTAAYGHFGRELPDFTWERTDKAEELKSAAGI
- the ahcY gene encoding adenosylhomocysteinase, which gives rise to MNDYKVADMSLAEWGRKEIAIAETEMPGLMALREEYGKDKPLQGARIAGCLHMTIQTAVLMETLVELGADLRWSSCNIFSTQDQAAAAMAQAGIPTFAWKGETDEEFWWCIEQTIFGPDDWKPNMILDDGGDLTQIMHEKYPEMMKDIRGISEETTTGVHRLNEMAKAGTLLSPAINVNDSVTKSKFDNLYGCRESLIDGIKRATDVMIAGKVGVVVGYGDVGKGCAQALRGMGAMVHVTEIDPICALQAAMEGFKVVTMEEAASVGDIFVTCTGNLQVITRAHMDKMKDQAIVCNIGHFDSEIDIAGLKDLEWENIKPQVDHVIFPDGKRIIVLAEGRLVNLGCATGHPSFVMSNSFTNQVLAQIELWNNYALYENQVYFLPKKLDEMVARLHLEKIGAQLTVLNKEQADYIGVDVEGPYKPEYYRY
- a CDS encoding L,D-transpeptidase family protein, with product MTFPKCSAVCAGIAVFFLFSLSSGSAYFDEQTENTVRSVPATLTTLATLATPATEMLPLQKSLFRLLENKPSATFSFITDRRVSGGVDALLFTFYQENNFFPYWVTEYGPTLNAHILLSVLRRVDEEGLELERYRISRITALLVSREINDLAQLDLMLTLALYTYLGDMLEGAAASCLLDPALFSAARATFANRHALLRQTTSTSDLRRFLKNLLPHHYDYQSLKKMLAKYKKLAEQGGWPEIPSGQTLRPGMTDPRLRQLAERLFITGDLKDFSVIPPPPLLARPKPFPVPILSAEQITEQIPLREALLPPSWWFIPPPWPVHRLRYSRDLLRAVQHFQQRYNLEQDGVVGMNTLGALNLPVEDHISKIILNMERWRWLPHQLEGRRILVNIAGFRLVGMNDRQVEITMPVIVGKLGHNTPIFNHVMTYIEVNPYWNIPPSIARNEIIAKVIENPFYLQEQRIRIFADWQEGAPEVMPESIDWESIGQGINRFHLRQEPGPSNALGTIKFMFPNNNNVYMHDTPAHGLFRRAQRAFSHGCIRLSRPLDLANYILSNDYQMVSREQLDAQITSKERKIFVLNHPLPVHIIYRTARVDRKTGAAFFYDDIYGRDARLAAALFPEQKTKCRYSY